Below is a window of Quercus robur chromosome 6, dhQueRobu3.1, whole genome shotgun sequence DNA.
GTATGTTTTGGTGCTGATGCAGTGAAAAGAACGAGAAAtagattattatataaaaattatctctttctctttttgtagTTTTGGTGAGTAAAACATAATGTTGTGAGTTTTGATAGagtcaaaatgaaaatactattcttgaatcaatttttttagtttttggattttatcaaatttatatcGGACATTTCCAACAGTTGCTATTTATGTTATCATATCATAAtgagatgaatgaaaagaaaatttatagaaaatgtgatgCAACAATTagatcaataataaaatattagaaacaattaaaaaaaaactaccaaaacaattaaaatgttaaagaaATGGAGTTTATGACATATAAATGGGACAAAAAAGAGTAATGAAAAGTGGGAAAAGTTTAGTTCCAAACTTGATTGGAGATACCTTTTTCAACTTATTATGTGACAATTTATAAGACTATATATGTGTATTACTTAAACAAGCCacataatatattaaaagagCATGTGACAAAAACTACACATGAATGGTCTCTTTAACCGTCATGTAATAAGTTAGAGCAAAATAGCTCCAAATTAATATGTTTGGAGCCAAACATTTTCCatgaaaaatttatatgaaaaataagatGGAAGAGAAAGAACTGTTGGAAGAATATTGCTTGGGTCCAAAAGAAGAGGGGGAGAATAAGAGTGAAAATGAGAAGAGGAAGAGTTGTACAAAATGTAATTGGAAGAATATAAGAAGTCATgaatgaaagaattgaagaaagCCTTGAGGGAAtggatttgaaaaatcaaatataagttCAAATTTATAAGAATTGAATTACACAAAGTTTATAAGTTCAAATTTTACCAAGTTTTTTCAATTTcgtaaaattttatatagtaatttgaaaaataattatcagTGGACAACAAGATGATAATCTAGTTatagaaaatttgaatataacattttatataatcCTATTTTGcttataaaaatcatatttgtgATAGCTATGATCGAAAGAAATATACTCAATCAAAATATATCCAAAAGCAAGGTAGGGCTACGGGGGCAATTttagttattagttattacagTTTGCAAGTCTTCCCTACTTATATAATGTTAttagatatttttctttttctttggtgaATATTCTTTATGCCTTCCTTTTTGATATAACAAATACACTATTCTCATTTATGTGTCTATGaatgtttaaaatttataaaaggaatacaatggtaggaaaaaaattgcaagaagcaaagttttaataaaagaggaaaaaatataaGAGCATTAGTGTTACCTTTTCAAAGGTGATAAGAAATAACGATAATAAGATCTCAAATTATTTGTGTAATAATTATCATGGTTTGTGTCTAttgatatgtaattttttttttgggggtgtaATATAGCACCTTAAGAACAGTGCTTTTGTAAGACACTATAGATAATGTATTTATATGGACACTCACAATAGTATTTTAACATGTGCTATTGAGGTTTTGAAGTTGGGCAAATTTGTTTACGGTTTCTAGGGATGTGCTATACTAATAGTACATTGGcctattttggtttttttttttttttttttagttatttattttgggcTTAGTGGTAAAAACCCCAAGAGTTCAACTCTTATTAAGTTTTCAAGCCACTAGGTTTAGGTATTAGTCTTCTATCTATATAAGgctaatgatttttatttaagagTAGAAGATTGAATTATCTAAATTTTCAGAAGCTACAAAGTttaatgagctctagctcaactaAAAATCTCCTCCCCTTATAAGTTCTGggtggggagagagagagagagggtgggGGGTGGTTTAGTTGATGTTGTGCATTGTTATCTTGTATTAGAATATGTCTACCATTCCTATAGATTCATTTTTGAATGTGAATGCAGCTTTGTGATTCCAGGTAGCTTGTCTCTCCCTTAATTGAAATCAAATACCAAAAGATGCAGTCTTTGTATTGTAATTGCAGTAGATCAAGCTTGCACTATATATGATCACGTACATGGTCTCAAGTTTTATGTCGGTTTCTTGCTATTTCTATatgttgcaacttgcaaaaGAGATGGTTTTAACTACAAGAACTTAtataactggaaaaaaaaaaaaaaacttttaataactcaGTAAACCAATTTTATCATAACTCTTTTAGAGCGCCTAAGTGCCAAACCTATAGATGCTTACCCTGAAGCTTTTCTCCATAGTCACCGATCCAAATCCATAATCCCCATATGCCCAACAGATATCACCccagatgatgaagatgaagtaGAGACCCCTGCAAACCACAGACACCCACATCAcaaaaaatcaaccacaaaTGACTAGTCAGAAAGGTACacccacaaaaaaaagagaCCTTTCAAACTatagaatgaaaaataaaaatatggagAATAATATATAAAGGACTACTAGTGCCGTTGGAACATATTAGTGCCTTTTTCCTCTCCTGAGAATGAATACAGAATTTTTGGAAGACACAATCGTAGAAATCCTCCATCTCTAACTAAACCCTTGATATATTTTAGGCCTGTATCTAAGTATCCcataatttcttcaaatttggaACTGATCCTGACCATCTTCAATTTCATGTCACCTTGAAATCCTATAAATTGTAAGTATGAATTATACAATTATACTATTGTTTGATTGCTAGAGAAAcaatagaaaattttcttttgtttctctgACCAGGAAATGggtttaattcttttttgtgCCCGTTGTCAGTTTTGTACTTATCTCCTTTAAAAATCCAATCATCGACACCATTGTGGTTATTGgattttattgtgttttctCCACTTTGGAATTGAACTTGCTTCAACCAATTTTTGGCTTGTTtgagtatttataatttaaaagtaGTTAATCAATACTATTTGGCTCTAGTAACTTATGACCATGGTTGCTGTATAGAAAGGGTCTTTTGCTCAATTTGTCATTAAAAGTTTAAGTCTACCACTATACCCTTCAACCTATTTGCCAAAATCTTAATTATGCATTTGTACACTATGTTGTAGCAAAATATATGCCTAACATCTGCCATGTAGGATGGACTAGATACTAATCAAAAAACTTGAATTAAGAAACTtggcatgtcaaattttatagtCCTCACCACAAATTTTATCTAAAGTGCACCGTGAGTTAATTGCCCTCCTCTCTTGCATTTTATCTTATGTAGAAAACAGGTGTGGAGGTCCTTCTTAAGCCATCTGGCcgaggaaaaaaatgaaaaaagaaaaaaaaaaaaaaaagggctatagccgcgtttaaaaaCTCTGCTAAAAATATATCCTATAgccacatttaaaaaatgcggctatagttgtcacctatagccacattttaaaGGCGGCTATAGCTTTCACCAATAGCCATGTTTCAAACGTGGCTATTGGATCGGAAAAGGCGGCTATAGCTTTCACCAATAGCCATGTTTCAAACGTGGCCATTGGTCCGATCcaatagccacgttttaaacacAGCCATTGGTCctagcctatagccgcgtttgaaAAAGTGCGGCCATAGACCCCTCAGGCATACAGCTATAGGGTTTTGGCCACTTTTGAAAACGTGGTttaaaaaaacgtggctataggccAAATCGTCCTATAGCCACCTTTTTATgagctatagccgcgttttaaaacgtggctatagaaattttttttgtagtgatgttatacacaaattaattacaaattatatatatatatatatatacacattatcACAACCTTCATAATAATAGTGAGTCActtcaaattctaaattaactaatataacaaatatatttatatattgagtCATTTAATGTAATTAAAGACAAAATGTTATGTGGAAGTTTGTTAATATTATTTCACtatctttaattatatataataagtgattaaaaaatatatatttttatgaattttttgttgacatgtgagaatttcattaaaatgttgtgctatattttttatgttgtgagtaaaaatttatcaaaaaatcctatttgagattcaattaacaaatttatctttatttcataagtttttatattaaaattgatatttaCTAGTAAACatttataatgaaaaatattttcaaataaaaatgaactatctagaatatgaaatatttgattaCAAGTGCCGTAACCTCGGGATCCACCCCATTGAACGGGTAGAAGAAGTGCGTTAATATCTGAATAAAATCGACTAATTATATTTGCCCCTGTATATCGAGGGCTTAACATTGTATTACCcactaatttattaaaatgtaaaaataagaaaataataacaataaagtaGTATATACATCGAAAAAAAACATGTTGACAAAAATTTAGGATCAAAGATTTGAATCTAATCTAGAGACCAAGTGATGCCATGGCCTTCCCAgcccaaagaatttttttttattatttattggggtttatagtaaaaatatgtAGTCTATACTTTGGAGACTTGTAAGTAACTCCCTCTCAAAAGTTAAATAGGTCCAAAGAggcccaaaaaatataaatagccaACTTGCCCAGATGTAGTGTTTCTATATTGATGGTATCGACTCATCTAGGACCACCAGTACCTCAACGCTACCATCAATATGGGCTGGACAAAAGCTTTGACTTCTATTCCTCTAAGCCTGCTCTCTCTTTgcgaaattaattttttgaaacgaatgattttgaattaatcgttattaatgatttttttttcttgaatacaAAACGCTTAAATTTTTGAGTTGGAATATATGccatttttttatatgctttatttattcttttttttagttaattaacCAATTTCAACTATTACAACAACTCAGCCACCTTGCTGATTATCCTTACAAGCCCACACCGCTTGTAGAATAGGAATCTCTCAATAGTACTTttcttttacccaaaaatataGTATATCGAAGGATATCTTATTTTCATGAGATTCGAATTTTGATTTTGCAAAAATGTtgatagttttcttttttacgtGAAAATGGTGCCtataagaaaattgattttctcatctAAAATTGGACATGTTGGCTGCATATTCATATTGGCAGAAGAAACATACAATAAAGATCAAGtttatttgggttttaaatttacTTGATTGTTGttataattatctttaaaatgGACAGTAAATAGTAATTATATTGAATCATAATATATCAATGTCAACGGTAACATAAAAAATGTACAAACTCAACCAATTAAAGATGATGGTTTAAAGCAATGAATTAAGATTGAATAATAGAAAAACGTTAGCCACTAACGTTTACTAGGCAGCCAACTCTTAACAcatagttaaaaataataataaatataaaatattatgatttttataaaaatattccaACACTTAACCCCGTAGTTCACCAAATATTCTAAACGCTATAATTCTTTCcggttaaaataagttttaaaattaaacttttacTTCCTTCGTACAATAATACCAAAACGAACACCATCAAAAAGGTTTTTTGCCAATTAACATAGCCTTGATTATCATATACAAGTCAAACAAAATCCACAACTAAGTCTATATTCATTTGAAGGACATTAAAggctttattaattatatatagcaACAGGAGTACTCCTTAATTAGGAAAGGAGTTTACGGATTGGATGACAATCTTCATAACATTATTAAAGAGTTGGAAAGGAAAATACTATATCATTGGTTCAATTGACCTTATTCATGTAAATACTCTTCTATTCCTCAAGTTGAGGAACTGTAACGGAACCCAACTGGCCCAAACGTGAGAACAATACGGAGCCCCAAAACACTGCTTCTAATGAACTGTATGCGCGATTCCAAGACTCCCACAAGAGGAAGCGTGGAGTTGCAGGTGGAGAGGGGTGTTGTAACCACTAGATTGCAAAGATTCAAGAGTACTGTTGGTGAGAGAAAAAGTTGTGTAGAATccaaggaaaatgaaaatactCCACTGGCATTGGTTGTTGTACTAGCAACCACATTTCTAGCTCCACACCGCAGTTGTACTTGAGCATCTAGAAGTAAACATAACAAAACAATGGTGAGATTGAAGTACCTTATTAGCTGAGACTAATGTGTGTAGTCATGGTGCATTGGACTAACTGTAACAAATTCAGAGCAAACTTACTTGGGAAAGGTGGGGTGGCAGTAACATTCGCACCTAAACTGCACGGCACAAAAGACGGCTGGACCTCAACCACAACATTAGTGCCTTTAGCTATTGGAAGTGCCAATGCAGCAACCATTACGGTAACAAAGAGAACTAATTTCAAGGCCATTTCTCAATCACAGTGTATTGCTCTATCGATAGTCGAAACTGGCTTGCAGTAGAAATGCCAGCCATTCAACCATTTTATAGGATAAGTGTGGCCAAGTTGCAGCCGATTTTTCTGACATAAATCACGAAGCTAGAGCTCTCTGTGCAAGTCAAGAGAGATAATAACTCTCATGTTGTATGACATGAAGTTCACCTTCACCATGGATTCGAACTTTGTGGGGTTACACCTACTAGCAGGCAGCTTGATATAGTTTGAGGCTTAGTGCAATAAATTTAAGcagaatttctttctttctttcatatttaaattggtAGCATGTTCATCAGTTCATGTTCATGTTATgcacaaattaattacaaattacacatacatacatatatatatatatatatatatatattaccacaACCTTCATAATAATAGTGAGTCACTTGAAATTCTATATTAACTAAcataacaaatatatttatatattgagcCATTTAATGCAATTAAAGACAAAATGTTATGTGGAAGttgttcatattattttattatctttaattatatataataagtgaaaaaaaatatatattttttatgaattttttgttgACGTGtgagaatttcattaaaatcttatgttatattttttatgttgagtAAAAATTTATCAGAAAATCCTATTTGAgatttaaataacaaatttatctcTATTTCAtaagtttttatattaaaattgatattttcttgtaa
It encodes the following:
- the LOC126689032 gene encoding phylloplanin-like isoform X9, with protein sequence MALKLVLFVTVMVAALELPIAKGTSPVFEVQPSFVPCSLGANVTATPPFPNAQVQLRCGARNVVASTTTNASGVFSFSLDSTQLFLSPTVLLNLCNLVVTTPLSTCNSTLPLVGVLESRIQFIRSSVLGLRIVLTFGPVGFRYSSST
- the LOC126689032 gene encoding phylloplanin-like isoform X12, with the translated sequence MALKLVLFVTVMVAALELPIAKGTSPVFEVQPSFVPCSLGANVTATPPFPNAQVQLRCGARNVVASTTTNASGVFSFSLDSTQLFLSPTVLLNLCNLVVTTPLSTCNSTLPLVGVLESRIQFIRSSVLGLRIVLTFGPVGFRYSSST
- the LOC126689032 gene encoding phylloplanin-like isoform X4; its protein translation is MALKLVLFVTVMVAALELPIAKGTSPVFEVQPSFVPCSLGANVTATPPFPNAQVQLRCGARNVVASTTTNASGVFSFSLDSTQLFLSPTVLLNLCNLVVTTPLSTCNSTLPLVGVLESRIQFIRSSVLGLRIVLTFGPVGFRYSSST
- the LOC126689032 gene encoding phylloplanin-like isoform X3; its protein translation is MALKLVLFVTVIVAALALPIAKGTNVVVEVQPSFVPCSLGANVTATPPFPNAQVQLRCGARNVVASTTTNASGVFSFSLDSTQLFLSPTVLLNLCNLVVTTPLSTCNSTLPLVGVLESRIQFIRSSVLGLRIVLTFGPVGFRYSSST
- the LOC126689032 gene encoding phylloplanin-like isoform X11; its protein translation is MALKLVLFVTVMVAALALPIAKGTNVVVEVQPSFVPCSLGANVTATPPFPNAQVQLRCGARNVVASTTTNASGVFSFSLDSTQLFLSPTVLLNLCNLVVTTPLSTCNSTLPLVGVLESRIQFIRSSVLGLRIVLTFGPVGFRYSSST
- the LOC126689032 gene encoding phylloplanin-like isoform X13; translation: MALKLVLFVTIIVAALALPTAKGTSVVVEVQPSFVPCSLGANVTATPPFPNAQVQLRCGARNVVASTTTNASGVFSFSLDSTQLFLSPTVLLNLCNLVVTTPLSTCNSTLPLVGVLESRIQFIRSSVLGLRIVLTFGPVGFRYSSST